The following are from one region of the Heteronotia binoei isolate CCM8104 ecotype False Entrance Well unplaced genomic scaffold, APGP_CSIRO_Hbin_v1 ptg000225l, whole genome shotgun sequence genome:
- the LOC132590539 gene encoding membrane-spanning 4-domains subfamily A member 4A-like, producing MLETAPLLQKFLGVQPRAFGAVLVVLGLLHVAFGILFLPSECSYTDGVGIHFFSGILLFLAGVVAVIADRHPSIGMVKACLVFQIMAAAVAVVINFLYVRDILYYMWNICTLSDEINGCRVRDQILRYCTGIRGIAFLTGTLGICLTISLAAFACRTVCY from the exons ATGTTGGAGACAGCCCCTCTACTGCAGAAGTTTCTTGGAGTGCAGCCCAGAGCTTTTGGG GCCGTGTTGGTGGTGCTGGGACTACTTCATGTTGCCTTTGGGATCCTGTTTCTCCCTTCTGAATGTTCTTACACAGATGGTGTTGGCATCCACTTCTTCTCTGGGATCCTG CTTTTCCTGGCAGGAGTCGTTGCGGTTATTGCTGACAGGCACCCTAGCATTGGCATG GTGAAAGCTTGTCTGGTATTCCAAATTATGGCAGCAGCAGTTGCAGTTGTGATCAACTTTCTCTATGTGAGAGATATCCTTTATTATATGTGGAACATCTGCACTCTCTCTGATGAGATCAATGGCTGCCGTGTGAGGGACCAGATTCTG CGCTACTGCACAGGGATACGAGGAATTGCTTTCTTGACTGGGACTTTGGGCATCTGCCTCACTATTTCTCTAGCTGCATTTGCATGCAGAACTGTCTGTTATTGA